The window CTGCATTCGTATTAGAAAGCAAAGAAGATATAAAGTTTAGCAACGACTGCCTCTATTGAGAAGATGCGCTTTAAAAGCCAATCGTGGAAAACACTTCAGTATACACTGAAATTCTAGAAAGGAAAAATCAATCTTCAATTCGTTCGGAAGCATTCGACATTAAAATGATTTGATCACTTGGAAATGAATACAATTGGATGATAAAATAGTTTTTATAAAGGAGAAGCCAATGGAAGTTAAAACTATAAATCGTAAATCAGTTCAGAGAAAATTATTTACCGAAACCAATCGAAGAAAAACTTGAAGGCTAATAAGTTACTCGGCGATCACCAACTTGGAAGAATGCACGGGGTTATAAAATCGCGGTTGTCGCGAGAATTACTAAGGATAAAATTTCAACGGATTTTATCAGTACAGAATTGAAGCAAAGACATCGGAAAATCCTGATGATTATCCGTGCCTTTTTATCTACAATATATCAAAAAGAATGTTAGAACTTGGGCAGCGTATTTTGGTCATATGGGGTTGATCAAGATAAAGAACGAAGAAAAGAACGATGTTGGAAAATTTTAAATTCTTTGGGGGCACCAACAGGAATTTTCTTCTAATGGAAAAAGGAATGAGTTATTATTTCTGCACTCTTCTCGACTTGGTATTTTACTTGGAACGTTAATGATTTACGCACAATGACGAGGGCTAGAGACAATTGCCCAAGCAAGTCTCCCGCCTTTCTGATATCGTCAGAAAAACTTAGGATTGGAGGCTAACTGGACGGTTGCCGTGGGAATTTAAATCGATTACGGAGATGTAGAGGATAACGCTAATAGTTTCAATCACCCGAGCGCAGCAAACAGAAATTGTTCAATTTTTCGATTGAAGTACAATGAAAGCAGAATTACTATTTTATTTTACGCAAAATTGATAATTTAAGGGCCAAGATGATTTTGAGAATATTAGAGGAATGTTAATGAATTAATAAATTCAATAGCCTGCGGCAGCAGCCCACCATGAAATTTATAAACCTCAAGTGGACGCTGGACTCACCTTGCGTAAGGTGAGTTACTAAAATGATGTTACGCAAAATTGGTAACTTTAGAAAGGAGGATAATTTTTGAGAAAAAAGGCTTATCAATTATGAAGAAAAAAGTAAAGAACAAAAAATGCCTCGTCCGAAGATAGAATTTTAAATAAATCTATGGAATTGTTACATGAACAAGGATTTGCAAATACAGGAATCAATCAGATTATAGAAGAGAGTCATCTAGTTTTAAAAAAAGTTTTTATACTTACTTTTCTGATAAAAATAGTTTGGGACCCTTATCTTGAATTTGAAAAAGATTTTTTAAATTACTTATGAGAAAGATGATTCAGAAGCATATGACCTTATGAACCACTTGTTCGTTCTTGGGTGTCGCTGAAAAAATGATTCGGCTACCAAAATACAATAGCTGCCCGTTTGCCTTATTTAAAATCAATCCTTACGGAGGACGCAGAATTATTTCAAAGTAAAATCAAAGGAATTTTAGAAAATTGGAAAATCCTTATGGTTCAATTTGCTAGACTGATCTAAGGTAAAGGAAATTTTCTGAAGGTGATAGACTCCACACACTATGTGTAAAAAAATTATTCTCTATTATGAAGGAGCAATCCAATCTTATGTGATGACTAAGGCCCCCTACTTACTTATCGTTGACAGAAGAAGAACTAATAAAACTTCCGAAAAGTTTGACGACTTTAGTTCCTATAGCAACATATTTTAAAAAAGAAGTCTTCCAATTCACCAACCAGTTTGAATTACTAAGCGTAATTTGAAAAAAAGAAATAGGAAAATTAATAGGTTAAAATTTAGCTCCTGTAATCTGGTTTCGCCCCAGTTTCTTAACAAGATATAAAAGCTGTATCTGCATGAAAAATAAACTTTTCGATATTTTAACTCACTAGTAAGAACTTCAACAAATAAACTAACACTAATGGTTAGATAAGGCTAATGCATGGGAGAATCAGATGCTCAATTTTTGCATCTCATTCTTGAATTAAATTTTTCAGCAATCTTTGACTGCAGAAATAAATTCTATATTTGCTGATAAAGAACAAACTCTCTTCTCCTCCATAACGGGCGGCAATATCGGTTTTCGTCGTGCCATTGAATAAATATTTTAGAGCAACCTTGCTGAATGCATTCATCTCCTTTTGGTGACCAATAAAAATCATTGTGCTTTAAAATAATCAATATCGATAAGCATTAATGCAACTGGATAATTATATCGTAATGCTCGATTTCATTCTTTCTCAAAAGTAATATCAAAAAAACGTCGATTCCCGATTTCTGTTAACGCATCAATATAAGAAAGTGTTTCCAAAACTTTTGATTCAGAATTGAGAATTTTTTCTTGTGCTAATTTAAGTGCTTTAACCTGCTCTCCTGTAAAATCTTAGTACAAAATAAATCATATCGCCCAAAAACTATCGAAAATTAATATGCACCAAACAATAAAATACTCGTCGCTAAAGGATGAGTAATCGACAGGCGATTTGTTAAGTGAAAGTTCGCAATGTAGTCGAGCTCAATGCTTACAGCACAATTGACATTATCCCCAACAAAAAAGTTGTTACAGGAAAAAATAAAAGAGGATACCACTTTTATGGATAAATGAAAGCATGAATCTAATGCGACTGCAAAATTATCAGCACCAAACCCAAATACTACAAAACATATAGATGTGCAAAGCCATTCTTGTAGACCTTCCCCAGCCATATGCAGTTTCAATATTAGATAGATAACCTAAAAAAATACGACAGTTCCAAAGCCTATACCAAGCCCCAAAAACTCTCGTTAGTAAATTAGTTTTTCTTTTCGGTTGAGATATTAAAACTAACGCAATTCCACTGGGGAGAAAATTTAATGCCGTATTGGACCCATCCGACCCGGGTGAGATGCTCAACCAAAATAAAGGCTCCATAAATGGTGTATCAATGGAAAGATCTATTTGAAAGTATATTGAATTAAGTTAAACTGCCTAAAAAATTGCGATAGTCGCTAAACTAATAGTAATAGTTTTCTATGGATATTAAAAATCAGCCTTTGCTAAACCCAACTACAAAAACCCAAGCGCTGTATTAAATTGCATAGCGACAAAACTTGGATGAACTTGAATCAGAATAGGAAGATTAAATACCGTCCAATTGTACGGTGCTCCCAATAAAAACGAAGTTCCGCTCGTCTTTATTAATATTTTGTTAATCAAAACTTATTCATTTTACCATCCCGAAATTCAGTCAATAAGAATAATTCACTTTGACTGTGAAGTCTTCGCTAATAAATCGGGAAAAATTGATTTCTGGTATTCCTTATTTAGAAGGAGTTCTGATTCCACTTCCAAGGTGTTCCAACACCGCTTCCAGGAGTTCCGACTCCCCCACCTGGGTTCAGTTCAGTTCCTGTCCCAGCTTGCCAATCCCCAGTTCCAGGTCCCTACTCCGCTTCCGGGAGTTCAAGTCCATTTCTGGGCTACCGATTCCGTTGCCAGAACTTTGAGTTGGCACTGAAAATTCCAAATCACTAAAATCTCTTAAAACTGAACTAAAAAGCGAAATCGAAACAAAAAGAAAGAACGAAAAATTTATTCATAATATACCTTTAGCACTATAGACTAAAAAATTCTGTTATTATCAGAAAAGCCTATCAATTTTTAGCAAGATCACAAATTTCCATCGTATTCTATTTGATTGTAAAGTTAGAAATAAACAAATTTAATACCATTTTACGCATACTTTTTATTACCCACAAACTAATTACAAATACATATATTTCTTAAATATAGTTGTAACTATTTATTATTTCATTATGGTAAAATGCGGAATACTTTTTACACTAAGTAAACTGGATTTATATATTAATGAGTATCTTTAATTCTATTTCTTGTGCAAATGACAAAATACAGTAAGGTTAGAATTTATTCTTACGAAAAATTCGATAAAATTAATTTGTTAAACCTAATCAATTTTATCCCCCAAATAATCAAACGTAGTTTATTTCGCCTAAATTATTTAGAAAAATTTAGAATGGTTACTACAAAAGTAAAAGTATTTTTCCAAATAATTGAAACAAACTTTTATTTAGAATGTAATATAAATTCCCTCTTGCTACAGAAAGAAAAAGTCTAACGTGTAGTTGTAAATAAAATTATGAAATCAATATTTAGAAGATATAGCATTATACTAATTGTAGAATCTTTTTTTGGGAATCATTATACATATAGGGATAATTGGCCTTGATGTTTTACTTGCCGATAAACCAATCGTAATAGATTTAGAAGATAAATTCTTACAGTCCGCTTTTTTCGTTTCCGTTTTTACCAAGCCTTATTTTCGAAATTCTATTTTCGATTTTTTATCATATTTCTTTGGAATTCAATGCAGACAGCAATTAAAAAAGCCCACGAACAAGATATAAAAAAAGAGAAATACAAAACCACAGTTGCGACAATGCAAAAATTAATGGCTCTCATGGCTGATTACATTGCTGTCAACAATAACGAAATTCTATCAAAATAGAATTTCGTCGCAAAAGGACAAAACACTTCCCACACAATTGAAGTTGCGAGTAAAAATATTTCAAAAGATTCTTGGAATATTATCTGAAATCAGCTATTACCAACCATATCTAAAAAAGCACTGATCCTACCACTGTGGATCTTTTAACACAATTGGAAGTTCGTATCAAACAATTGGAAGAAAAAGAAATTAGTGATTTTTAAATTGCAATTAATTTTATCGTTTAGTTTCAATTGTTCCGATTTTCATATTTCCTTTGTGTAAATTTTTCATATAGCGGCTATCGTTTATTTAGGAATCGGGAATTAAAAGTGAATTTCTGTTTAACTAACTAAAGTCTACGAATTGATACCATGAAATCATTCTGTATTTATTTTTTAATAAAGCGATTTTCTGGACTGAAGATTTTTTCTTATTCCTTAAAAAATACTATGAAGAATTTCATTTTCAAAATACATTCTTTTTATGAAAAAACCTTCCAAAGAAAAAAAGAAGAAAAATGTAGAGGATAAAAATCTTCCAATTTATTATGTAGCTATTGGAGCGTCTGCCGGCGGACTCGAGGCAATAGACACTTTTTTTTCAAATATGCCGCCAGTGAGTGGTTTAGCTTTTGTGGTAATTCAGCATTTATCTCCGGATTTCAAAAGCCTAATGGTAGAACTTCTCTCAAAAAAAACTTCCATGCCCGTACATAGGGCTGAAGACAATATGGTAGTTCTTCCGAATAATGTATATTTGATTCCCCAAAAAAATCTGAACATATTTCATGGAAAGTTATTTCTAAGCGAACAAGATCATTCAAAAGGAGTCAACCTTCCGATTGATGTTTTTTAAATCTTTAGCTGAAGACCAAGGAGAAAAATCTATTGGAATAATCCTTTCTGGAACAGGAAGTGATGGGACTCGCGGCTTACGGGTAATAAAAGAATTAGGCGGGATGGTAATGGTGCAGAAGGAAGATACTGCAAAGTTTGACGGAATGCCACGTGCGGCAATTTCTACTGGTCTGACTGATTTTATACTATCTCCAGAAGAGATGCCTGGACAATTAATCTCTTTTTCAAAACATCCATATGCCACTCAATCCGCACGTTCAGAAACACTGTTAAGTGAAGAAGAAGGTCTAACCAGAATATTTTCCATTTTAAGAGAAAAGTGTAGAGTTGATTTTACTTTTTATAAACCAAGCACGATTACCCGCAGAATTGAAAGACGAATGAGCATTTCGCAAACTCACGATCTGAAAGAATACATTGAGTATTTAGTGCGATATCCGAGTGAGGTAAATTCATTATACCGCGAATTGTTGATTGGTGTTACTAGTTTTTTAGAGACCAGGAAGCATTTGATTTTCTTTATTCTAAATGTATGCAAACAATTCTACAGTCATCTCCGAATAGAGAAATCAGATTTTGGGTAGCGGCATGTTCGACTGGAGAAGAGGCATATAGCCTAGCAATGTTAGCACGAGAATGTATGGAAGAAATGCAACAGAATTTTGATGTAAAAATTTTTGCGACGGATATCGATAAAGATGCAATTCATTTTGCGGCAAATGGTCTTTATCCTGAAAGCATTACTGCAGATTTATCTCCAAAGTTATTGTCCAAGTATTTCCACAAAAAAGAAGATAATTTCCAAGTTGCACGAAATATCAGAGAAATGGTTGTATTTGCACAACATAATTTAATCAAAGATCCACCATTCACAAATATATCTTTATTGAGCTGTCGGAATGTTCTGATTTATTTACAGCCAATCCTACAAAAAAAAGCATTTGAATTCTTTAATTTTTCCCTCAATCCATCTGGAATTTTAATGTTAGGCACAAGCGAATCAACCAGTGAAATGAGTGATTATTTTGAGCCTTTGGATATAAAGTATAAAATATATCGATCCAAGGGAAGGACAAAACCTTTAACGGATAATTCTCCTTTGTTTCTACCAACTGATACGAGAAGTAGGGAAATGAAAAACCAAGCTATTGGAACAAGACGTTTCCTCAAATCTTCCGAAGAAGAGCGTGTATTGGAACGATTCTTTCATACTGTGTCTAATGATTATTTACCGCTGAGTGTCATCGTGAATGAGCAAATGGAGGTTATCCACACTCTAGGTGATCCACAACATTATTTCAAAGTTCCTTCAGGAAAACTAGTTAATGATATTTCCAAAATGGCAATCAAGGAATTAACTGTTCCCTTAACCACTGGAATTCAAAAAGTATTTCGCCAAAAGCAAGAAGTTAGATTTTCAAACATAAAAGTCAGACAAAATAATATGGAAACTTTTATTAATCTGCGAATTGTTCCATTGCCTAGCAAAAAAGGCCAAGAAGAATTAGTTACAATTTTAATCGGAGAAATAAAAAAAGTTGATGTTTCAGAAGTAAATCCTGCTATTCAATCTTTTGATTTATCTAAGGAAGCGGATGAACATTTACATGACTTAGAACAGGAATTACAATTTACAAGAGAAAATTTACAAGCCACGATTGAAGAACTCGAAACAACTAATGAAGAATTACAAGCGACTAACGAGGAATTACTCGCAAGCAATGAAGAGTTACAGTCTACAAACGAAGAATTACAATCTACGAATGAAGAACTTTTTACAGTAAATGCAGAACATCAAGGTAAAATCATCGAGTTAACTGAATTACATAATGATATTCAAAATATTATTAGCACTTCGCATATAGCCAGTTACTTTTGGATGAAAATTTAGAAGTACGAAGATTTTCGCCTAACGTTTCTAAGATACTGAAAATTCTGAGCAATGATATCGGTCGACCGATTACGCATATACCAAATTATTTGCTGAACTTTGACTTGATTAAAGCGATTAAAGAAACCCAAAATTCAACGATGCATTCGGAGAGAGAAGTAAAAACGCAAGATGGAAACTCATATCTGCTTCGAATTGATCCTTATGTAATAGGTCCAAAATCCTTTTCGGGAATTATTGTTTCGTTTGTAAATATTACAGAAATTATTCAATCACGAGAAGCATTTAATAATCTGGAAATCCGTTTTCAGAATTTGTTTAATACTATGGAACTAGGAGTTGTATATCAAAATAGCGAAGGGAAAATCATTTCTGCTAATCCCGCGGCTGAGAGAATATTAGGAATCTCTTTTGAACAAATGCAAGGGAAAACCTCAATGGATCCAGAATGGCGTATCATTCAGGAAGACGGATCAAATTTTAATGGGAATGATCACCCTGCTATGATTGCACTTAGGACTGGTAAAACCGTTAAAGATGTCACAATGGGCATTTATAATCCAGTAAATGACTCTTATAAATGGATCAATGTTTATGCAACTCCGCTCTTTACCCAAAACAATTCTACTCCTTTTCAGGTCTATGCGGTTTTTAATGATATAACTGAAAAGAAAATTGCAGAGTCTAACTTAAAAGATACTCTATCAATGTTAAATTTGGCAATGGATACGGCGAATATGGCTTGGTGGGAATTGGATTTAACAACTGGCGTTGTCATTTTTAGTAAACGAAAAGCGGAAATGCTAGATTATCCGCCAGAGAATTTTAAACATTATCAAGATTTTATGGATTTAGTCCATCCAGAGGATCATGAAAAAACGATGGACGCAATGCGAAATCACATGAATGGACAAGTAGATAAATACTTAGCTGAATACAGAATAAAAACAAGAGCGGGTGAGTATAAATGGTTTCATGACACAGGCTCAATTGTAAAAAGAGATTCAAATAATAAACCTGTGAAAGTTGCAGGTTTGGTCATTGATATTACTAAGCAAAAAGAAATTGAATCTGCTTTGTTTGCACTGCAAATAGAAAAAGAGCAATCTAGTATCACAAAGGATACTCATAATGAATGAAAAATTTAAAGAATTACGAGAGCAAGCTGAAACGATTTTAAAAAATAATCTCAGTCAAAATTCAGATATTCCTGCCAGCGAATTTCAGAAAATAATTCATGATTTGCAGGTTTATCAGATTGAGCTGGAACTCCAAAATGAAGAACTTAGGAATACGCAAACTCAATTAGAAACCTCCAAAAATAATTATGCAGAGCTTTACAATCAATCACCAGCCGGTTACGTTACCTTGAATCAAAATAGTATTATCCTCCAAGCAAATCAAACATTTATGGATATGGTTGGAAAGGATTCTTCAAAAGTATTGAATATAAGTTTTTCAGAGTTCCTTGATCCCGAAGACCGTTCCATTTTTTTAGCGAGGTTTCATGCTTTTTTTCGAAATCCTACCGAAAAATATATAGAATTAAAATTAGAAGGAAAAGGAGGAAAAATTATCTACGTTCGAATGGCGGGAAATTTATTAGTGGAAAACAATATTACTCCCAAAAAGGAATCAGCCACTCCTAAATTATTTTTAATAATTAACGATATAACAAGTGAAAAAAAAGTAGAAGAAACTCTTTTAGAGTCAAATACGAGATTAACACTCGGTATGCGCGTAGCAAATATGGCATGGTGGGAAATGGATATTGCAACAGGAAATGTTACTATTGATAAAAAGAAAGCGGAAATGCTTGGTTATCCCCCAGAAAGATTTAAACATTATAAAGATTTTACAGATTTAATTCATCCAGACGATCATACGAAGGCGATGAATGCATTGTTAGAGCATATATCAGGGCAAGTCGATCGATATGAAGTAGAGTATAGAATTTTAGCCAAATCCGGCGAATACAAATGGTTTTTAGATATTGGATCAATCGTGAAATGGAATGCATCAGGAAAACCACTAACCATTATTGGGCTAGTCAAAAATATTACAGACCGCAAGATAGCAGAAAATAAACTAATTGAATTAAATGCTACAAAAGATAAATTTTTTTCAATATTAGCGCATGATTTAAGAGGACCGATCGGAAGTTTGCATTCCTCTTTTGAATATTTATCGAATATTGATGAAAATACAAAGGTTGAAAAATTTAACCGATTTCTTCCTTTATTAAAAAATTCTGCAAAGTCGATTCTTACTCTTCTAGAAAACCTACTTGTTTGGGCGCGATCGCAAAAAGGGGATATTCCATATAACCCGTCAAAGCATAATCTCAACAATATAATTCATTCCAATATTCAATTGTTCTTAGCGACTGCTAAAGGAAGAAACGTAAAATTAACAACTCAATTAGAACAAGAATTTTATTCTTTTTTTGATGTTGATATGATAACAACTGTGCTTAGAAATCTAATCAGCAATGCTTTAAAATTTACAAACGAAAACGATTCGATTCAAATTTCTGTGCATACACTAGAAAATAAATTGGAAGTAAGAGTGGAAGATTCAGGAATTGGAATGCAGCAATCTACTTTAGAAACCTTGTTCAGGATAGACGTAAGACACCAAAGTAACGCAGGAACAAATGGGGAAAAAGGTACGGGACTAGGTCTTATACTATGCAAAGAATTTTTAGATAAACACAATGAAAAAATATCGGCAACCTCAGAACTTGGCAAAGGAAGTATGTTTATATTTACCCTCCCTAATCTAACAGAGAGTAGTTAACATTCAATAGTATGAGGATGGAATTTCGGGGGTGACAGTGAGTAATCTCTGGTTACACCGAACTCACGTTAAGAACAGTAGTATATTATAATATCCTAATGTAACATGAGTCCGACTAATATTGATTATTTACTAAGCCGACTTTTTCAAGACGGCAACTTCTTTTTCTAAATTAGCTAAGTCATTTTCGATTATATTTCTAACGTAATCAGGAAACGGAGCTTTTACTTTATTTAATTTTCCAAGAGAAAGCGTTTCATATTTCTTTTTAAACTCAACTGGAATCTTCATTTGCATTGTAGTAGTTGCCATAGATTTAACCTCCTTCTGAATAATTTCGTTCATGGTATACATGGTATACTTGGTATTTTTAATTGTCAAACTTTTTTTATCTCAAACATAAAAATTTTTCGTTTTTTGATTCTTTTTCGGGAAAGGGTATATTCTCCCAATATACAGGGCTTTTTCCGGTTTTACACCAATCCTGTCTGTAATAAGCCCTTTTTTCTTCGTTGTATACCCAGAGCGGAGCCGAAAAGCAAGCTGGTTGTATTGTGGTTTTGGAATCCTTGCGGGTCCCGTGGAGAGTGTTCAGAACGCCGAAAAATACTATGACCGGAAAGATTGCAAAGAAGAGATTGGTTTTATTTGGCATTTTCGATTTCCTTTAAATTCGCTTGCATTTTTCGATATTCGATTTCAGTTTTAATTCTATTTTCGTAGGGTTGCTTTCCTACGAAAATTCTAGTTAATATCAATTGGAAAATATAGGATAACATTTTTAGTCCCCTAAAAGTTTTGTTTGATTTGCTTTTTTACTCAGAACGGTTTTTAATTCATTCCCGTCTTTTACGATTATGTTTACAGTTCGATTGTCGTGAGTATGATAATGATTTTCTGTTATCTGATGAAATACTCTACCTTCTAATTCTTTTTGAACTTGTTCTTTTTCTTCGTTGTGATTCTCTGCACTTCTTAAAAATTTTACTAGAAATACAAAAATAACAGGAATCGAAATCATTAAAATATGTTCCCAAATTTCCATTTTATTTTTTACCTTCCTTAATTACGATTCCTGAGTCTGTGATTGTGGGCTTGAAATCTATTACGACTTTTTTTCTAGTCGTTCTAGTGACCGCGCCGCTTGGAAGTTTTTGATACTGGACTTTATTTTCTGAGTATAGGAACGGGAGTTTAAAATCTGTGAATGCGACTAACACCCATACACCGATGAAGGTAATTACGATTGCAAAAAATATTTGAATCAAAAGTTTTTTTAGGTATCTAGTAAGACGTTCAAAGGGAGACATTTTATTTTCACGGTCGATTAATTCTTGAATTTGTTTTTGTGTGGTTATCATTCCGTTTCCTCTAGCTCGATTTTTTTTGCGTTCAAGACTGCTAGGTCTTTGTTTAACTGTTTTACTTCTTTGCGTTTGCTCTTTGCCTCTTTAATCCAGTTAAGAATTAAAAAAAAGATAAACGCACCGATTCCGAATTCTATTAATATAAAAGTATCCATTTCGTTACCCTTTCCGCAGAAAACCGCAGAATCCGCAGAATGTAATTTTCAGTATTGATTTTATTGCTTCTAATCAATCACCGAAAAAAAACATTTCCGCAGAATTCCGCAAAATTCCGCAATTATCGCTTTCTTCCAAATCTTTCCGCGTAAGATTCCTTTAAAAAATTTCTAAGGTTTGTTTCTCCTACTTCGGTTTTAAAATTTGCGAATACGCCCGCGATTGTGTTCACGGCAGGATTTGAATTTACAAAGTTTTTAATTCTGTCTTGCAATTCAGAATTATCTTTGAAGGGAATATTTGTCTTTGTGGTTTTTCTTTTCTTTGCTAGTTTCAAAAGGTCTTTTGCGAAACCTAGCATTGCAAGTGTTGGAATTACAGCCGTAATGAATAGCAAAGCGAAACTAATAATAAATTGCCAAATATTCATTGTTTCCCATTTCGTAACTAGTTCAAAAACGAAACCAAAGAAACTGATTCCGAACGCAGAATATTTTAGAATAGAATTAATATCCATGTAAAGAAATTTGATTTTAATTTTCTTAACCGCAAAAATAAAAATCAAACCTTCCAAGAATAGAGATAAACCCCACGCTCTAGAACTTGCCATTTCGGAAGTCCATTCAGGAAATAAAGTTTTGAATAGGAACGGCAAAAAATTGATATGTCCCCATACTACCAAAACAGCCATTACCAAAAACAGCATATAAGAACTATCTGCTTTTTGAAAATATCTGATTTGCTTTCTAGGTGAAATCAATAGTCCTAAAAGTCGTCCTGTTTGTCTTGTGATTGCCCAAGAATTATTTTTCGCTCTTGGCTGTGATTGAATTGGTGTTTCTGGTTTTTCCGGTGTTAATGTTTCCATCTAATAATACTCCTCGGTAATTCTTAGTAATTCTAATAAATTATAAGAATTACCATTAAATGTTTTACATCTTTTAGTCAAGGAAAATAATTATTGCAATTTAAAAGTATTTATTAAAGGTATTCGTATGGCATTAGACAAACAAGTTAGTTTAAAACTAGAAAAAGCACTTTACGACAAAATAGACAATGAAGCTAAAAAAGATAAGCGTTCTGTCAATTCGATGATTACGATAATCCTGGAAAAGTTTTTCGCAA is drawn from Leptospiraceae bacterium and contains these coding sequences:
- a CDS encoding PAS domain S-box protein gives rise to the protein MDENLEVRRFSPNVSKILKILSNDIGRPITHIPNYLLNFDLIKAIKETQNSTMHSEREVKTQDGNSYLLRIDPYVIGPKSFSGIIVSFVNITEIIQSREAFNNLEIRFQNLFNTMELGVVYQNSEGKIISANPAAERILGISFEQMQGKTSMDPEWRIIQEDGSNFNGNDHPAMIALRTGKTVKDVTMGIYNPVNDSYKWINVYATPLFTQNNSTPFQVYAVFNDITEKKIAESNLKDTLSMLNLAMDTANMAWWELDLTTGVVIFSKRKAEMLDYPPENFKHYQDFMDLVHPEDHEKTMDAMRNHMNGQVDKYLAEYRIKTRAGEYKWFHDTGSIVKRDSNNKPVKVAGLVIDITKQKEIESALFALQIEKEQSSITKDTHNE
- a CDS encoding PAS domain-containing protein produces the protein MNEKFKELREQAETILKNNLSQNSDIPASEFQKIIHDLQVYQIELELQNEELRNTQTQLETSKNNYAELYNQSPAGYVTLNQNSIILQANQTFMDMVGKDSSKVLNISFSEFLDPEDRSIFLARFHAFFRNPTEKYIELKLEGKGGKIIYVRMAGNLLVENNITPKKESATPKLFLIINDITSEKKVEETLLESNTRLTLGMRVANMAWWEMDIATGNVTIDKKKAEMLGYPPERFKHYKDFTDLIHPDDHTKAMNALLEHISGQVDRYEVEYRILAKSGEYKWFLDIGSIVKWNASGKPLTIIGLVKNITDRKIAENKLIELNATKDKFFSILAHDLRGPIGSLHSSFEYLSNIDENTKVEKFNRFLPLLKNSAKSILTLLENLLVWARSQKGDIPYNPSKHNLNNIIHSNIQLFLATAKGRNVKLTTQLEQEFYSFFDVDMITTVLRNLISNALKFTNENDSIQISVHTLENKLEVRVEDSGIGMQQSTLETLFRIDVRHQSNAGTNGEKGTGLGLILCKEFLDKHNEKISATSELGKGSMFIFTLPNLTESS